From Brassica oleracea var. oleracea cultivar TO1000 chromosome C3, BOL, whole genome shotgun sequence, a single genomic window includes:
- the LOC106329368 gene encoding LOB domain-containing protein 41, whose translation MRMSCNGCRVLRKGCSDDCSIRPCLGWIKSPEAQANATVFLAKFYGRAGLMNLINAGPDHLRPGIFRSLLHEACGRIVNPIYGSVGLLWSGNWQLCQAAVEAVMKGEPITEMATDAATNGQGPPLKMYDIRHISKDESSAAAAVAAATGSTDLKRPKPRRAKRVAAVAKPSESEGKEASHVSSLSHQSEVVAAQEGESNISEVMTFSPQAVQSSGQIKLDLTLGLEPVSHACNVVPLKKRKIGAFATCQEEVPCKTELKL comes from the exons ATGCGGATGAGCTGTAATGGATGCAGAGTTCTTCGGAAAGGGTGTAGTGATGATTGTAGTATACGACCGTGTTTGGGTTGGATCAAATCGCCTGAAGCGCAAGCAAACGCAACGGTGTTTCTCGCCAAGTTCTATGGCCGTGCGGGGCTCATGAACCTCATCAACGCCGGTCCCGATCACCTTCGTCCTG GGATTTTCCGATCCTTGTTGCATGAAGCGTGTGGGAGGATTGTGAATCCGATCTACGGTTCGGTTGGTTTGTTATGGTCGGGAAACTGGCAGCTTTGTCAAGCCGCCGTGGAGGCGGTGATGAAAGGTGAGCCGATCACGGAGATGGCCACAGATGCGGCGACCAACGGCCAAGGTCCGCCGCTGAAAATGTACGACATCCGACATATATCCAAGGATGAGAGCTCCGCCGCCGCAGCTGTGGCAGCAGCTACTGGCTCAACCGATCTCAAACGGCCGAAACCTCGCCGCGCGAAGCGTGTCGCGGCCGTTGCTAAACCGTCGGAATCTGAGGGAAAAGAGGCTAGCCACGTGTCGTCGTTGAGCCACCAGTCTGAAGTCGTGGCTGCTCAAGAAGGAGAGAGCAACATCTCGGAGGTCATGACGTTCTCGCCGCAGGCGGTGCAGAGTTCCGGCCAGATCAAGCTTGACTTAACATTAGGGCTCGAGCCGGTGTCGCATGCGTGTAACGTGGTGCCTCTTAAGAAGAGAAAGATCGGCGCGTTCGCCACGTGTCAGGAGGAGGTCCCGTGTAAGACTGAGCTTAAGCTCTAA
- the LOC106330112 gene encoding uncharacterized protein LOC106330112, whose amino-acid sequence MNHYSLQQNAFESRGFVVPVSSDPISLVCPKPRRVILSNNVIHPFRLLHSSDCKAGADLLDIIRRKEEETLPGVASSPPFFLGSPPCRVSNPLAQDARFGDNKLNPISPFLPSPSPSRVKGGGCGRVKFGIKPAAVIVEGFDCLNRDRQNSSIPAMA is encoded by the exons ATGAATCATTATAGCCTTCAGCAGAACGCCTTCGAATCCAGAGGATTTGTTGTTCCTGTCTCCTCTGATCCCATCTCTCTTGTTTGTCCTAAGCCTCGCCGCGTCATTCTCTCTAATAACGTTATTCATCCGTTTAGATTATTACATTCAAG TGATTGTAAAGCTGGGGCTGATCTTTTGGACATCATTCGTAGAAAG GAAGAAGAAACATTACCTGGTGTAGCTTCATCACCTCCATTTTTCCTCGGGTCTCCCCCGTGCAGAGTATCTAACCCTTTAGCTCAAGATGCACGATTTGGAGATAACAAACTCAACCCTATCTCACCCTTCCTCCCATCTCCATCTCCGTCTCGTGTCAAAGGTGGAGGTTGTGGTCGAGTGAAGTTTGGGATTAAACCGGCAGCTGTTATAGTAGAGGGATTCGATTGCTTAAACAGGGACCGCCAAAACTCAAGCATACCTGCCATGGCTTAG
- the LOC106331577 gene encoding 40S ribosomal protein S7: MFSAQNKIHKDKGVAPTDFEQQVAQAFFDLENTNQELKSDLKDLYINQAVQMDISGGRKAIVIYVPFRLRKAFRKIHPRLVRELEKKFSGKDVVFVATRRIMRPPKKGSAVQRPRNRTLTSVHEAMLEDVAYPAEIVGKRTRYRVDGTKIMKVFLEPKERNNTEYKLETMVGVYRKLTGRDVVFEYPTIEG; encoded by the exons ATGTTCTCTGCTCAGAACAAGATCCACAAGGACAAGGGTGTGGCACCAACAGACTTCGAACAGCAAGTTGCTCAG GCTTTCTTTGACTTGGAGAACACCAACCAGGAGCTGAAAAGCGACTTGAAAGATCTCTACATTAACCAAGCTGT TCAGATGGATATCTCTGGAGGCCGCAAGGCTATTGTGATCTACGTTCCATTCAGACTGAGGAAAGCCTTCCGCAAGATCCATCCTCGTCTCGTCAGAGAGCTCGAGAAGAAGTTTAGTGGGAAAGACGTTGTCTTCGTTGCCACCAGAAGAATCATGCGTCCCCCTAAGAAGGGCTCTGCTGTTCAGAGACCACGCAACAGGACTCTCACTTCCGTCCACGAAGCCATGCTTGAGGATGTCGCTTACCCTGCTGAGATTGTTGGGAAGCGTACCAGATACCGTGTTGATGGCACCAAGATCATGAAG GTGTTTTTGGAGCCTAAGGAGAGGAACAACACGGAGTACAAGCTTGAGACGATGGTTGGTGTTTACAGGAAGCTTACAGGGAGAGATGTTGTTTTCGAGTACCCTACCATAGAAGGTTGA
- the LOC106329479 gene encoding delta(7)-sterol-C5(6)-desaturase 1-like — protein MAVDNASYLMQFVDETSFYNRIVLSHLLPASLWEPLPHFLQTWLRNYLAGNLLYFISGFLWCFYIYHLKLNVYLPQDAIPTRKAMLLQIHVAMKAMPCYTLLPTVSEYMIESGWTRCYSRIGELSWILYFVSIATYLVLVEFGIYWMHRELHDIKPLYKHLHATHHIYNKQNTLSPFAGLAFHPVDGILQALPHVIALFIVPIHFTTHLGLLFMEAIWTANIHDCIHGNIWPVMGAGYHTIHHTTYKHNYGHYTIWMDWMFGSLKDPLLEDVDNRDISKKAE, from the exons ATGGCGGTGGATAATGCGTCGTATCTGATGCAGTTTGTGGACGAAACCTCGTTTTACAATCGCATTGTTCTGAGTCACCTCTTGCCGGCGAGCCTGTGGGAGCCTTTGCCGCATTTCCTCCAGACATGGCTCAGGAACTACCTCGCCGGAAACTTGCTTTACTTCATCTCAGGCTTTCTCTGGTGCTTCTACATTTATCACCTCAAACTCAACGTTTATCTCCCTCAAG ATGCGATTCCGACAAGAAAGGCTATGCTTTTGCAAATCCACGTGGCAATGAAGGCGATGCCTTGTTACACTCTGCTTCCAACCGTCTCTGAGTATATGATCGAAAGTGGTTGGACCAGATGTTACTCTAGAATAGGCGAACTCAGCTGGATCCTCTACTTTGTTTCTATCGCGACATATCTTGTTTTAGTTGAGTTTGGTATTTATTGGATGCACAGAGAGCTTCATGACATTAAGCCTCTTTATAAGCATCTCCACGCCACCCATCATATCTACAACAAGCAGAACACTCTTTCTCCCTTTGCCG GGCTTGCGTTTCACCCAGTAGATGGGATACTTCAGGCTTTACCGCATGTGATAGCTCTGTTTATAGTGCCGATTCATTTCACAACCCATCTAGGTCTTCTGTTCATGGAAGCGATATGGACAGCGAACATTCATGACTGTATTCACGGTAACATTTGGCCTGTAATGGGTGCAGGGTACCATACCATACACCACACTACTTACAAGCATAACTATGGTCACTATACCATATGGATGGATTGGATGTTTGGCTCTCTTAAGGACCCTCTTTTAGAAGATGTTGACAACAGAGACATCTCCAAGAAAGCTGAGTGA
- the LOC106329480 gene encoding putative Delta(7)-sterol-C5(6)-desaturase 2 — protein MAAENGFLTQFVDETTFYNRIVLSHLLPANLWEPLPRFLQTWLRSYLTGNLFYFISAFLWCFYIYYLKRNVYIPEDSIPTRKAMIQQIHVAVKGMPWYTLFPTVSEYMIERGWTKCYSTLDQFNWFLCFVYIVLYLVIVEFGMYLVHKGLHDIKFLYKHLHATHHMYNKQNTLSPFAGFASHPLDGILQAAPHVIALFIVPVHLITHMSLLFLGGIWTTCIHDCIHGNIWPIMGAGYHTIHHTTYKHNYGQYTICMDWMFGTLKVPVAEDNGLDQKAKCD, from the exons ATGGCGGCAGAGAATGGGTTTCTTACTCAGTTCGTCGACGAGACAACGTTTTACAACCGGATCGTCCTGAGTCACCTCTTGCCGGCGAATCTATGGGAGCCTTTACCACGTTTCCTTCAAACATGGCTCCGGAGCTACCTCACCGGAAACTTATTTTACTTCATCTCCGCCTTCCTCTGGTGCTTCTACATCTATTACCTTAAACGCAATGTTTACATCCCCGAAG ATTCTATTCCTACAAGAAAGGCAATGATTCAGCAAATACATGTGGCAGTGAAGGGTATGCCTTGGTATACACTTTTCCCAACTGTCTCTGAGTATATGATCGAGCGTGGTTGGACCAAATGTTACTCTACACTTGACCAATTCAATTGGTTCCTCTGTTTTGTTTACATCGTGCTCTATCTCGTTATAGTTGAGTTTGGGATGTATTTGGTTCACAAAGGGCTTCATGACATTAAATTTCTCTATAAGCATCTCCATGCCACCCACCACATGTACAACAAACAAAACACACTCTCTCCATTTGCTG GGTTTGCGTCCCATCCATTGGATGGGATACTTCAGGCTGCACCACATGTGATAGCTCTGTTCATAGTGCCGGTTCATCTCATAACGCATATGAGTCTTTTGTTTTTGGGAGGGATATGGACAACGTGCATCCATGATTGCATCCATGGTAATATCTGGCCTATAATGGGTGCAGGGTACCATACAATACACCATACTACATACAAGCATAACTATGGTCAATATACCATTTGTATGGATTGGATGTTCGGCACCCTTAAGGTTCCTGTAGCCGAAGATAACGGCTTAGATCAGAAAGCTAAGTGTGATTAA
- the LOC106329481 gene encoding putative Delta(7)-sterol-C5(6)-desaturase 2, whose amino-acid sequence MAVENEFLTQFVEETTFYNRIILSHLLPANLWEPLPHFLQTWLRNYLAGNLLYFISGFLWCFYIYYLKLNVYFSKDSIPTKKAMIMQIHVAMKAMPWYTLLPTVSEYMIERGWTKCHSTLDHFNWFLSLVYITLYLLLVEFMIYWVHKELHDIKFLYKHLHATHHMYNKQNTLSPFAGLAFHPLDGILQAVPHVIALFILPIHLITHLSLLFLEGIWTASIHDCIHGNIWPIMGAGYHTIHHTTYKHNYGHYTIWMDWMFGTLKVPLAEDDNEKVK is encoded by the exons ATGGCGGTGGAAAATGAGTTTCTTACTCAGTTCGTCGAGGAGACAACGTTTTACAACCGTATCATCCTGAGTCACCTTTTGCCAGCGAACCTGTGGGAGCCTTTGCCACATTTCCTCCAAACATGGCTCAGGAACTACCTGGCCGGAAACTTACTTTACTTTATCTCCGGCTTCCTCTGGTGCTTCTATATCTATTACCTTAAGCTCAACGTTTACTTCTCCAAAG ATTCAATTCCTACAAAAAAGGCGATGATTATGCAAATACATGTGGCAATGAAGGCTATGCCTTGGTACACACTTCTTCCAACTGTCTCCGAGTATATGATCGAGCGTGGTTGGACCAAATGTCACTCTACACTTGACCATTTCAACTGGTTCCTCTCTTTGGTTTACATCACACTCTATCTTCTTTTGGTTGAGTTTATGATTTATTGGGTTCATAAAGAGCTTCATGACATTAAATTTCTCTATAAGCATCTCCATGCCACTCATCATATGTACAACAAGCAAAACACACTCTCTCCATTTGCTG GGCTCGCGTTCCATCCTTTGGACGGGATACTTCAGGCAGTACCGCACGTGATAGCTCTGTTCATATTGCCAATTCATCTCATAACGCATCTGAGTCTTTTGTTTTTGGAAGGGATATGGACAGCGAGCATCCATGATTGCATTCATGGTAACATATGGCCTATAATGGGTGCTGGATATCATACCATACACCATACTACATACAAGCATAACTATGGTCATTATACCATTTGGATGGATTGGATGTTTGGCACCCTCAAGGTTCCTTTAGCCGAAGATGACAACGAGAAAGTAAAGTGA
- the LOC106331854 gene encoding putative lipid phosphate phosphatase 3, chloroplastic, translating to MMREAQQGTHTVRSHGMTLARTHMHDWIILVLLVILECILLIIHPFYRFVGKDMMTDLSYPLKSNTVPIWSVPVYAMLLPLAIFVFIYFRRRDVYDLHHAVLGLLYSVLVTAVLTDSIKNAVGRPRPDFFWRCFPDGKAVYDSLGDVICHGDKSVIREGHKSFPSGHTSWSFAGLGFLSLYLSGKIRAFDGKGHVAKLCIVILPLLVAALVGISRVDDYWHHWQDVFAGGLLGLVVSTFCYLQFFPPPYRTEAWGPYAYFLVLEAARAQTQAQAAENEAAQRPPQGDNGEEEDGGFMGLHLVDNPSMRREEADVEAGRVPSRG from the exons ATGATGAGAGAGGCGCAACAAGGCACTCACACTGTGAGGTCCCACGGAATGACACTCGCAAGAACTCACATGCACGACTGGATCATACTCGTACTACTCGTCATCCTCGAGTGCATCCTCCTCATAATCCACCCGTTTTACCGCTTTGTCGGTAAAGACATGATGACTGATCTAAGCTACCCTCTAAAGAGCAACACCGTACCTATCTGGTCTGTCCCG GTCTATGCGATGCTGCTGCCACTGGCTATATTCGTCTTCATCTACTTCCGTAGGAGAGACGTATACGATCTTCACCACGCGGTGCTAGGTCTGTTGTACTCTGTTCTGGTGACGGCTGTGCTTACTGATTCGATAAAGAACGCAGTTGGTAGACCGCGTCCTGACTTCTTCTGGCGTTGTTTTCCTGATGGCAAAGCT GTTTATGATAGTCTGGGTGATGTGATATGTCATGGTGATAAAAGTGTTATAAGGGAAGGGCACAAGAGCTTCCCAAGCGGACACACTTCAT GGTCTTTCGCGGGACTAGGATTCTTGTCGCTGTACTTATCAGGGAAGATTCGAGCGTTTGATGGTAAAGGACACGTTGCGAAGCTGTGCATTGTCATACTCCCTTTGCTAGTTGCAGCTCTTGTTGGTATCTCTCGTGTAGATGACTATTGGCATCACTGGCAAGACGTCTTCGCAGGAGGCTTGCTAG GTCTTGTGGTCTCTACGTTCTGTTATCTTCAATTCTTCCCGCCACCATATCGCACTGAAG CTTGGGGGCCATATGCTTACTTCCTTGTGTTGGAGGCAGCACGAGCTCAAACTCAAGCTCAAGCAGCAGAGAATGAAGCGGCGCAACGACCGCCTCAGGGTGATAACGGTGAAGAGGAAGACGGTGGGTTTATGGGACTACATTTGGTGGATAATCCGAGTATGAGGAGAGAAGAAGCAGATGTAGAAGCTGGTAGAGTGCCGTCTAGAGGCTGA
- the LOC106336467 gene encoding acyl-[acyl-carrier-protein] desaturase 5, chloroplastic has translation MAISMDRIVVSPSSYVCRTSQARRSRSSVVSMASTIRSASTEVTNGRKLYIPPREVHVQVKHSMPPQKLEIFKSLEGWADETLLTYLKPVEKSWQPTDFLPEAESEGFYDQVKELRERCKELPDEYFVVLVGDMITEEALPTYQTMLNTLDGVRDETGASPTPWAVWTRAWTAEENRHGDLLNKYLYLSGRVDMRQIEKTIQYLIGSGMDPKTENNPYLGFIYTSFQERATFISHGNTARLAKDRGDLKLAQICGTIAADEKRHETAYTKIVEKLFEIDADGTILGLADMMKKKISMPAHLMYDGQDDNLFEHFSTVAQRLGVYTAKDYADILEFLVERWNVETLSGLSSEGHRAQDFVCGLPARIRRIEERAQGRAKEAAKNVPFSWIFGREIRA, from the exons ATGGCTATCTCTATGGATCGGATCGTCGTTTCCCCTTCATCTTACGTTTGCCGTACCTCTCAAGCTCGGAGATCTAGATCTTCCGTAGTTTCCATGGCTTCCACGATTCGCTCCGCTTCTAC AGAGGTTACTAACGGAAGGAAACTCTACATCCCTCCACGAGAGGTACATGTCCAAGTGAAACACTCCATGCCACCACAGAAGCTGGAGATCTTCAAGTCCTTAGAAGGATGGGCTGATGAGACCCTCTTGACTTACTTAAAACCCGTTGAGAAGTCCTGGCAGCCTACAGACTTTCTCCCGGAAGCTGAGTCTGAAGGGTTCTATGACCAAGTCAAGGAGCTGAGGGAGAGGTGCAAGGAGCTTCCTGATGAGTATTTCGTGGTGCTTGTTGGTGATATGATCACAGAAGAAGCGCTTCCGACTTACCAGACCATGTTGAACACCTTGGATGGAGTTAGGGATGAGACGGGAGCGAGTCCTACTCCTTGGGCGGTGTGGACGAGGGCTTGGACTGCTGAAGAGAATAGGCATGGGGATTTGCTTAACAAGTATCTTTATTTGTCTGGGAGAGTTGACATGAGGCAGATTGAGAAGACTATTCAGTACCTTATTGGCTCTGGAATG GATCCTAAAACTGAGAACAACCCTTACTTGGGTTTCATCTACACTTCCTTCCAAGAGAGAGCCACCTTCATCTCCCATGGAAACACTGCCAGGCTGGCGAAAGATCGTGGAGACTTGAAACTTGCGCAGATATGCGGGACCATTGCTGCTGATGAGAAGCGCCACGAGACTGCTTACACCAAGATTGTGGAGAAGCTCTTTGAAATTGACGCTGATGGCACGATCCTGGGACTGGCTGATATGATGAAGAAAAAGATCTCAATGCCTGCACATTTAATGTACGATGGCCAAGATGATAACCTCTTTGAGCACTTCTCAACCGTTGCCCAGAGGCTTGGTGTCTACACTGCAAAGGACTATGCTGATATTCTGGAGTTTCTTGTTGAACGGTGGAACGTTGAGACTTTGTCAGGCCTTTCTAGTGAAGGACACAGGGCCCAG GACTTTGTCTGCGGATTACCTGCAAGAATCCGCAGAATTGAAGAGAGAGCTCAAGGAAGAGCCAAGGAAGCAGCCAAAAACGTGCCATTCAGCTGGATCTTTGGTCGAGAGATTAGGGCTTAA
- the LOC106335921 gene encoding pentatricopeptide repeat-containing protein At3g02650, mitochondrial-like, which produces MWRSVLCRSQNASRNLFATRISTKKTHSPSLTSLPRLSYASSENASPRNLRLFSSTPTEEKNPFSSASELAHEESNPSHSGFSESHDFYVNGAEIATIEASDDGSVAQVEEVTQFDEEKFESLLSLLRSEEESLEFGLKTLDVDLNSDLVVKVFESPGISGKNLIRFLKWATNKKEEITLTTSLVESLLVAVSVEGRRLNAYALWDLVKEIGENESVLNLEIMNELIALLGKLGKSKAAFDVFSKTEEFGFTPNEKTYYVTLEALCKRSFMEWAGAVCEKMLKSGVLPEGGDQVGNIITWFCKEGKAEEAYSVYELAKAKEKLLPPSSVATLISALCKNDGTVAFAQEMLSDLSGEARRQGIKPFSDVIRSLCRMKNVKDAKALLMDMISKGPAPGNAVFNLVVHACSRSGDLDEAKEVLKLMESRGLKPDVYTYTVIISGYAKGGMMNEAQEMLAEAKKKHKKLSTVTYHSLIRGYCKIEEYDEALNLLNEMESFGVRPSADEYSKMIQSFCLKALGWEKAEMLFEEMKQKGLHLNAITQGLIRAVKEMQSEDDSSLAAA; this is translated from the coding sequence ATGTGGAGATCCGTTTTATGCCGATCGCAAAATGCCTCTCGGAACCTCTTCGCTACTCGAATCTCGACGAAGAAGACCCATTCTCCTTCGCTAACATCCCTTCCCAGGCTCTCATACGCTTCCTCTGAAAATGCTTCCCCCCGAAACCTCAGGCTCTTCTCCTCGACCCCTACTGAAGAGAAGAACCCATTTTCATCAGCCTCAGAGCTCGCCCACGAAGAATCAAATCCTTCCCATTCTGGGTTCTCCGAAAGTCATGATTTTTATGTAAATGGTGCTGAGATTGCTACAATTGAAGCTTCTGACGATGGATCCGTTGCACAAGTCGAGGAAGTGACTCAATTTGACGAGGAAAAGTTTGAATCTTTGCTATCTCTGTTACGAAGTGAAGAAGAGTCTTTAGAGTTTGGTCTGAAGACGCTCGACGTCGATCTAAACTCAGACCTTGTCGTCAAAGTGTTTGAGTCCCCAGGAATCTCAGGTAAGAACTTGATTAGGTTTCTCAAGTGGGCAACTAATAAGAAAGAAGAGATCACTCTCACCACATCGCTTGTGGAATCTCTCCTTGTAGCTGTATCTGTCGAGGGACGTAGATTAAACGCTTATGCTTTGTGGGATTTGGTTAAAGAGATTGGCGAGAATGAGAGTGTTTTGAATCTGGAGATAATGAATGAGTTGATAGCACTGCTTGGGAAGCTTGGCAAGTCCAAAGCTGCTTTTGATGTGTTTAGTAAAACAGAAGAGTTTGGGTTTACTCCGAATGAGAAAACATATTACGTGACGTTGGAGGCGCTTTGTAAGCGGTCGTTTATGGAATGGGCAGGGGCTGTGTGCGAGAAGATGCTCAAGAGTGGTGTGTTACCAGAGGGAGGAGACCAGGTTGGTAACATCATCACTTGGTTTTGTAAGGAAGGGAAGGCTGAAGAGGCTTATTCTGTTTACGAACTGGCAAAGGCGAAAGAGAAGTTGCTGCCTCCTAGTTCTGTTGCTACTCTGATAAGTGCGCTTTGCAAGAACGATGGGACTGTTGCGTTTGCTCAGGAGATGTTGAGTGATCTATCTGGAGAAGCTAGGCGACAAGGGATCAAACCGTTTTCTGATGTGATCCGTAGTTTATGCAGGATGAAGAATGTTAAAGACGCCAAAGCTTTGCTTATGGATATGATCTCGAAAGGGCCTGCTCCCGGGAATGCGGTTTTCAATTTGGTTGTCCACGCTTGTTCGAGAAGCGGAGATCTTGATGAAGCCAAAGAGGTTTTGAAGTTGATGGAGAGTAGAGGTTTGAAACCAGACGTATACACATACACCGTCATCATCAGCGGGTATGCTAAAGGAGGGATGATGAACGAAGCTCAAGAGATGCTAGCAGAAGCGAAAAAGAAACATAAGAAGCTTAGTACCGTGACGTATCACTCTCTCATCCGAGGATACTGCAAGATTGAAGAGTATGACGAAGCTTTGAACCTTTTGAATGAAATGGAGAGTTTCGGAGTGAGGCCTAGTGCTGATGAGTATAGTAAGATGATACAATCATTCTGCCTCAAAGCGTTGGGTTGGGAGAAAGCAGAGATGCTGTTTGAGGAGATGAAGCAGAAGGGCTTGCACCTCAATGCCATTACTCAGGGGCTAATAAGAGCAGTTAAAGAGATGCAATCTGAAGATGATAGTTCACTAGCTGCAGCATAG
- the LOC106335922 gene encoding tyrosine--tRNA ligase, chloroplastic/mitochondrial-like, translating to MAYATGVTLASRTIFPFCSRTFLPPLRVASILESSPSIFFNRVQAHQLFSTSRAPLFSSVKFSTSSLETAASRSNVVDILEERGLLESITSENLRSACSDPNVAPLKVYCGFDPTAESLHLGNLLGIIVLSWFQRCGHQAVGLIGGATGRVGDPSGKSLERPELDSLTLEKNIAGIKNILVKILGGNHVIFNNYDWWKDMTMLDFLKNVGRFARVGPMMAKENVKKRLESEQGMSYTEFSYQLLQGYDFVHLLDKEGVNVQIGGSDQWGNITAGTDLIRKILQPEEAAYGLTFPLLLKNDGTKFGKSEDGAIWLSPSMLSPYKFYQYFFSVPDVDVIRFLKTLTFLSLDEIKMLEDEMRKPGYVPNTAQMKLAEEVTRFVHGEEGLKEAMKATEALRPGAETKLDWNLIERIAEDIPTCSLPIDRVSGVSIVDVSVSSGLFESKSAARRMLKQGGVYMNNERVDDENKRVEEGDIVEGKGLVLSSGKKNKVVIRIS from the coding sequence ATGGCATATGCAACAGGAGTGACCCTTGCTTCAAGGACTATCTTCCCTTTTTGTTCCAGAACCTTCTTACCTCCCTTACGTGTTGCTTCTATACTTGAATCATCCCCCTCCATTTTCTTCAACAGGGTCCAAGCTCATCAGCTTTTCTCCACTTCTAGAGCTCCTCTGTTCTCCTCTGTTAAGTTTTCTACTTCCTCTCTTGAGACAGCTGCTTCTCGCTCAAATGTAGTTGATATACTCGAAGAAAGAGGACTCCTGGAGTCAATCACAAGCGAGAATCTCAGGTCTGCTTGCTCTGATCCCAACGTAGCTCCTCTAAAAGTCTACTGCGGGTTTGATCCAACGGCTGAGAGTTTACACTTGGGTAACCTCCTTGGTATCATTGTCCTCTCTTGGTTCCAAAGATGTGGACACCAAGCCGTTGGTTTGATCGGTGGTGCCACTGGACGCGTTGGTGACCCATCTGGCAAAAGCCTAGAGAGACCTGAGCTTGACTCCCTTACATTGGAGAAAAACATCGCCGGGATTAAAAACATCCTCGTCAAGATTCTTGGTGGCAATCATGTGATCTTTAATAACTATGATTGGTGGAAAGACATGACGATGCTAGACTTTCTGAAAAACGTTGGTCGGTTCGCTAGAGTTGGACCAATGATGGCAAAGGAGAATGTGAAGAAGAGGTTGGAATCAGAGCAAGGTATGAGCTACACCGAGTTCAGCTATCAGTTACTGCAAGGATATGACTTTGTTCACTTGTTGGACAAGGAAGGGGTCAATGTTCAGATAGGTGGGAGTGATCAGTGGGGCAACATCACAGCTGGAACTGATTTGATCCGTAAGATTCTCCAACCCGAAGAAGCTGCTTACGGGCTAACGTTCCCTCTCCTACTGAAAAACGATGGGACAAAATTTGGAAAATCAGAAGATGGAGCTATTTGGCTATCTCCTTCCATGTTGTCGCCTTATAAGTTCTATCAGTACTTCTTCTCAGTTCCAGACGTTGATGTGATACGCTTCTTGAAGACGTTAACTTTCTTGAGTTTGGATGAGATCAAGATGTTGGAAGATGAGATGAGGAAGCCTGGGTATGTCCCCAACACCGCGCAGATGAAGCTTGCGGAAGAGGTAACGAGATTTGTACATGGTGAAGAGGGTTTGAAGGAAGCAATGAAAGCAACGGAGGCTTTAAGACCAGGAGCTGAGACAAAGCTTGATTGGAACTTGATTGAGAGAATTGCAGAGGATATACCGACTTGCTCACTGCCTATAGATCGAGTTTCAGGTGTTTCTATTGTGGATGTGTCTGTTTCTTCAGGGTTGTTTGAGAGTAAGTCTGCAGCAAGGAGGATGTTGAAGCAAGGTGGAGTTTATATGAACAATGAGAGAGTTGATGATGAGAATAAGAGAGTTGAAGAAGGAGACATTGTTGAAGGGAAAGGTCTTGTTCTCTCTTCAGGCAAGAAGAACAAAGTAGTCATCAGAATTTCCTAA